The Opitutales bacterium DNA window ACGGTCGAAGTATCTAGGGAAATCCTGGCACTTATCGATCAGCTCAATCAGGAGTTTCCGCAGCTGAATATCGTTCCTGTGACGAACCAGGGAAATTTCATCGAGCGTTCGATCCAAAACGTTTCCCAGTCGGTGCTCTATGGAGCGGGTTTCGCTATTTTGATTCTCTTGTTTTTCCTGAGGAATATTCGCAGTACGCTGGTGATAGCCATCTCTATCCCTGTATCGATTATAGCTACCTTTGCTCTGATCTATTTTGGGGGCTTGACCATCAATATGATGACGCTTGGGGGCTTAGCGCTTGGGGTGGGTATGATGGTCGATAGTTCGATTGTGGTTTTAGAGAACATTTTCCGAAGGCGACAACAGCTGGGAGATGAGGCGCACGTGGCATCCGCTGCTGGAGCTCAAGAGGTGGCTGGTGCGATTACAGCCAGTACTATCACGACATTGGTGATTTTTTTGCCCGTGGTCTTTATGCAGAGAGTCGCAGGTCAGCTATTCAGCGAGATGGCCTATACCATTGCTTTTTCTTTGCTGTGCTCGCTCTTGGTAGCGCTCACGGTCGTGCCTGTTTTAGCTTCGAAACTGGTGAAACGTTCCTCTGAGAAATCCGAATCGCGGGCCCCTGAGTGGGTTCGCGATTTGAGCGAGCGCGCGGAGAATCGGCTGGAGACGCTCACGCAGGCCTATCTGAAGTTCTTGAGTTGGGCGTTGGAGAACCGCCTCAAGTTTGCGGGAATCGTAATTGCCATGTTTATGGTAAGTCTGCCGTTGGCCACTCAATTGGGCTCAGAATTTCTGCCACCGAGCGATGAGGGGGAGGTGGAAGTGAGTGGAAGGATGGAAGTGGGCACGCGCCTTGATCTAGTAGACGAGCGGACGCGTATTATTGAGGAGATCGTGCTCCCGGCTGTCCCTGAGATCGAATCTTACGTTACCAGCGTGCGAGAGAATCGCGGTGAGGTCGAGATGGCTTTAGTTCCCGCCGCTGAGCGATCGCGCTCGAACACCGAAATCGCGGCTGCGTTGCGCACCTTGGTAGAAGGTAAAATCCCGGGGATGCGAATGCGCGTGCGTGCCCCTCAAGGACAATCCACACTGAATCGGATCTTGGGTGCTGAGTCTGAAGGCATCACCATCGAGGTGCGGGGATTTGATTTGGAGACCTTAGAGACCTTGGCGCTACGAGCAGAAGGTGTTGTGGCTGGCATTCCGGGTGTATCCGATGTCGACCTCAGTTTCGATGAGGGAACGCCTCAGCAAGAGATTATTCTCGATCGTAATAAAATCGCCGATCTTGGATTTAGCCCACGCGATGCTACACAGGTCATTCGCACTGCGATCGCTGGAACTCAGGCGGGAAATTTCCGCGACGAAGGCAGCGCGTTTCGTATTCTTGTCCAGCTCAAGGACGCACAGCAGCGGACACCTGATGAAATCCTTGGGTTGACGCTCACTGCTCCTAATGGGGATACCGTAGCACTGGGTAATCTAGTGGAGACTTCGAGTAGTCGCGCCCCACTGGAAATACAGCGTAAGAATCAACAGCGCTTGGTCCAGGTGTATGTCAATGTAGCCGGGCGCGACATGGGCTCTGTGGCGTCCGATATTCAGGCGGCACTCGATAGCATACCACGGCCCAGTGGTTTTGAATTGAAGCTTTCGGGCGAATTTGAAGAGCAGCAGCAGGCCTTCCGCGAAATGGTTTTTGCCCTACTGCTTTCCCTCTTGCTGGTCTACATGGTGTTGGCTTGCCAATATGAGAGCTTGCGCGATCCAATCATTGTAATGCTCTCCACGCCGATGGCGGCAATCGGCGTAGTCTGGGCGCTGTGGCTCACGGGAACCACACTCAACATTCAATCTGGCTTGGGCTGTATTATGTTGGGAGGCATCGTGGTGAATAACGCAATTCTCTTGGTAGACCAAGCGACGCGTTTATCGCGTGAGGGCATGACTGTGATGGACGCAGTCATCGAGGCGGGCCGCCGGCGTTTTCGCCCAATTTTGATGACCACGCTGACGACGATTCTCGGGCTGATGCCACTCGCGCTGGGCTTGGGAGAAGGAGCGGAAGCTCAGGCTCCTCTAGCACGGGCAGTCGTGGGAGGCTTAGCGGTTTCCACTGTCATCACTCTAGTGCTTATTCCTGTCGTCTACACGCTATTACATCGCAGTTCTGAGAGTATTTCAGACCCATCGATGGTAGGAACTCTCCAAAACCAACGGTCTTGAAAACGCATGCTTTGCAGATGGGTCTGGCGCTGCTGTTTGCCGGACAGCCGCTTGTTGCACAGACTCCCTTGTCTCTGGAAGAAGCGGTTTTCTCTGGATTGAAAAATAATCGTGGCTTGAGAATTCAGCGTCTGGAAGTCGACATCGCTGGCGCGTTTACAGAGATTGAACGCGGTGACTTCGACTTGGAGTTGTTTGGTGGAATGAATTACTCTGAGGAAGAAGCAAGTGAGACCGATCGTGCGACGCGTGAACAGTTTTCGGTATCGGGAAATGATTGGCGTGCAGAAGTGGGTGTGCGGAGGGATTTTTCGACAGGCACGAGTGTGGAAGTAGGGGTGCGGGCAGACCGGAGCGTGTCTGATCGGGCACCCGAGCAGCAATCCGTCCGCTGGGGCTTATCTGTCCGCCAGAATCTTCTCAGAGGTTTCGGACCAGGAACGAATCTGGCGCAGTTGCGTCAGGCTGAGTTCGCAGAGGCGGCGAGTATTTTTGAACTCCAGGGTTTTGCAGAGGCGCTCATTGCAGATATCGAGATAGGGTATTGGCGCTGGTATGCTGCAATCGAGGCACTCAAGGTTTTTGAAGTAGGTGTGCAAGTAGCAGAGGAGCAATTGGAGTCTGTGCTTTATCAAATAGAGGTTGGGAATTTGCCTGGGAACGAAGCAGCAGCGGCTCGTGCAGAATTGGCCTCACGCAGGCAGGGTTTAATTGATGCGCGCAGCGATGTGAAGCAACGTGCTTATGCCCTAAGCCAATCGATGGATGCAGTTGTGGATCCAGAGTTGGCGTTGGATCGAGCACCCAGTAGCCAAGCTTCAGCTGCCGAAGGATTTTCATCGGATCCTAGCGATCGCATTGCACTCGCACTTCAACAGCGCCCGGAGATCGGCGAGGCCCAGTTGCAGCTTCAATCCGATCGGCTCCGACTTGTTGTAACGAAGAATGGACGCTTACCGCAGCTCGACTTTTTTATCGATCTCGGGAGCACTGGATACTCTGACACCCTCCTCGAGGCGTATCGTAACTCTGATGGCCCGAGCTACGACTTTACTGTAGGCCTGACTTTTTCCAGAGCATGGGGCAATCGCCAGGCGCGCGGTCGCGATAGAGCAGCTCGTGCTACTGTAGGCCAGTCCGAAGAAGCGCTAGAGAATCTCCGCAACCTAGTGCGCCTCGATGTCCTCCTCGCGGTCAACGAAGTGGAGCGAACACTTGAGCTGATTGATGCAACGGGAGAAACACGCCTCTTCCGCGAGCAGACGTTGGCCGCCGAGCAGGGACGCTTTGAGGTGGGGACTTCCACCAGTTTTGACGTCTCCCGGGCCCAGCGCGATCTCATCGCAAGTCAGCTCGCTGAGATCAATGCGCTCGTCGAACACCAAATTGCCCGCGTGGCATTGCTACGCAGTGAGGGCATGC harbors:
- a CDS encoding efflux RND transporter permease subunit; this translates as MKLPSFAVKHPIFTSMVTGILLLLGGVSLGQLRIDMLPAIELPRASVRVGFDGASPQVMEQQVTQIVEEIIARVPGIEEMSSRSDEGGANISITFAWGTDLDAAVIEVRSAIEEEMSELPDDITRPRVRSFGIEDFPVIILGVSSALDPIEMTNVINNQIRHRFTQIPGIAQLDFWGGFDREVRVELYLEKLNALGIPVGEVVSALRDSNLDLPAGQIEQGRYEVTLRAPAQYKTVQEIQDTVLDMRDGAAVRLGDVADILDTHEKEERIIRLNGEQGVRIAIRKQADANTVEVSREILALIDQLNQEFPQLNIVPVTNQGNFIERSIQNVSQSVLYGAGFAILILLFFLRNIRSTLVIAISIPVSIIATFALIYFGGLTINMMTLGGLALGVGMMVDSSIVVLENIFRRRQQLGDEAHVASAAGAQEVAGAITASTITTLVIFLPVVFMQRVAGQLFSEMAYTIAFSLLCSLLVALTVVPVLASKLVKRSSEKSESRAPEWVRDLSERAENRLETLTQAYLKFLSWALENRLKFAGIVIAMFMVSLPLATQLGSEFLPPSDEGEVEVSGRMEVGTRLDLVDERTRIIEEIVLPAVPEIESYVTSVRENRGEVEMALVPAAERSRSNTEIAAALRTLVEGKIPGMRMRVRAPQGQSTLNRILGAESEGITIEVRGFDLETLETLALRAEGVVAGIPGVSDVDLSFDEGTPQQEIILDRNKIADLGFSPRDATQVIRTAIAGTQAGNFRDEGSAFRILVQLKDAQQRTPDEILGLTLTAPNGDTVALGNLVETSSSRAPLEIQRKNQQRLVQVYVNVAGRDMGSVASDIQAALDSIPRPSGFELKLSGEFEEQQQAFREMVFALLLSLLLVYMVLACQYESLRDPIIVMLSTPMAAIGVVWALWLTGTTLNIQSGLGCIMLGGIVVNNAILLVDQATRLSREGMTVMDAVIEAGRRRFRPILMTTLTTILGLMPLALGLGEGAEAQAPLARAVVGGLAVSTVITLVLIPVVYTLLHRSSESISDPSMVGTLQNQRS
- a CDS encoding TolC family protein, coding for MKTHALQMGLALLFAGQPLVAQTPLSLEEAVFSGLKNNRGLRIQRLEVDIAGAFTEIERGDFDLELFGGMNYSEEEASETDRATREQFSVSGNDWRAEVGVRRDFSTGTSVEVGVRADRSVSDRAPEQQSVRWGLSVRQNLLRGFGPGTNLAQLRQAEFAEAASIFELQGFAEALIADIEIGYWRWYAAIEALKVFEVGVQVAEEQLESVLYQIEVGNLPGNEAAAARAELASRRQGLIDARSDVKQRAYALSQSMDAVVDPELALDRAPSSQASAAEGFSSDPSDRIALALQQRPEIGEAQLQLQSDRLRLVVTKNGRLPQLDFFIDLGSTGYSDTLLEAYRNSDGPSYDFTVGLTFSRAWGNRQARGRDRAARATVGQSEEALENLRNLVRLDVLLAVNEVERTLELIDATGETRLFREQTLAAEQGRFEVGTSTSFDVSRAQRDLIASQLAEINALVEHQIARVALLRSEGMLLQMRGLNVRD